The following coding sequences lie in one Streptococcus suis genomic window:
- a CDS encoding 30S ribosomal protein S4, translating into MSRYTGPSWKQARRLGLSLTGTGKELARRNYVPGQHGPNNRSKLSEYGLQLAEKQKLRFSYGLGEKQFRNLFVQATKIKQGTLGFNFMLLLERRLDNVVYRLGLATTRRQARQFVNHGHILVDGKRVDIPSYRVEVGQVISVREKSIKVPAILEAVEATLGRPAFVSFDAEKLEGSLTRLPERDEINPEINEALVVEFYNKML; encoded by the coding sequence ATGTCACGTTATACAGGACCATCTTGGAAACAAGCTCGTCGTCTTGGCTTGTCATTGACAGGTACAGGTAAAGAATTGGCACGTCGTAACTACGTACCAGGTCAACACGGACCAAACAACCGTTCTAAATTGTCAGAATACGGTTTGCAATTGGCTGAGAAACAAAAATTGCGTTTCTCTTACGGTTTGGGTGAAAAACAATTCCGTAACTTGTTCGTACAAGCTACTAAAATCAAACAAGGTACTCTTGGTTTCAACTTCATGCTTCTTTTGGAGCGTCGTTTGGACAACGTCGTTTACCGTCTTGGTTTGGCAACTACTCGTCGTCAAGCACGTCAATTCGTAAACCACGGTCATATCCTTGTTGACGGCAAACGCGTTGATATTCCTTCATACCGCGTTGAAGTTGGTCAAGTTATCTCAGTTCGTGAGAAGTCAATCAAAGTTCCAGCTATCCTTGAAGCTGTTGAAGCAACTCTTGGCCGTCCAGCTTTCGTATCATTCGATGCTGAAAAGCTTGAAGGTTCATTGACTCGCTTGCCAGAACGCGACGAAATTAACCCAGAAATCAACGAAGCTCTTGTCGTAGAATTCTACAACAAAATGCTCTAA
- a CDS encoding 50S ribosomal protein L9 gives MKVIFLADVKGQGKKGEIKEVPTGYAQNFLIKKNLAKEATNQAISALRGQEKSKEKAHAEMIAEAEAIKAKLAEEATLVKFVEKVGPDGRTFGSITSKKIAEELEKQFGIKIDKRHIQLDHPIRALGLIDVPVKIYQDVTGVINLSIKEA, from the coding sequence ATGAAAGTAATCTTTTTAGCAGATGTTAAAGGTCAAGGTAAAAAGGGTGAGATTAAGGAAGTTCCAACAGGTTATGCCCAAAACTTCTTGATCAAGAAAAATTTGGCTAAGGAAGCAACAAACCAAGCGATTAGCGCCCTTCGTGGTCAGGAAAAATCTAAGGAAAAGGCTCATGCAGAGATGATTGCAGAAGCAGAGGCTATCAAGGCTAAGTTGGCTGAGGAAGCTACTTTAGTGAAATTTGTCGAAAAAGTTGGTCCAGATGGTCGTACCTTTGGTTCTATTACCAGCAAGAAAATTGCTGAAGAATTGGAAAAACAATTTGGTATTAAGATTGACAAACGTCATATCCAATTAGACCACCCAATTCGCGCCCTTGGTTTGATTGATGTTCCTGTCAAAATCTATCAAGATGTGACAGGTGTTATCAATTTGAGCATTAAAGAAGCTTAG
- a CDS encoding replicative DNA helicase translates to MADLDELRVQPQDILAEQSVLGAIFLDEGKLVFVREYIEAEDFFKHAHKLIFNAMIALSDRNEAIDATTMRNYLVNHGDLENIGGLAYLAEIISSVPTAANAEFYAKIVAEKSNLRKLIARLTDAVNQAYEGADGSDDIIANAEKALIDVSEGASRSGFKRIDDVLNINFDNLETRAKQTSDITGIATGYPALDAMTTGLHEEELIILAARPAVGKTAFALNIAQNIGTKLGLTVAIFSLEMGAESLVDRMLASEGVINSRSIRTGHLTQEEWNKYMVAQANLARASIYIDDTPGIKITEIRSRSRKLAQETGNLGLILIDYLQLITGTGRENRQQEVSEISRQLKILAKELKVPVIALSQLSRGVEQRQDKRPVLSDIRESGSIEQDADIVAFLYRDDYYERGEQEDGGIPNNTVEVIIEKNRSGARGTVELMFQKEYNKFASISKREDG, encoded by the coding sequence TTGGCAGACTTAGATGAATTGCGGGTGCAACCGCAGGATATTCTGGCTGAACAGTCGGTCTTGGGAGCTATTTTCCTTGATGAAGGCAAGTTGGTCTTTGTTCGTGAATATATCGAGGCAGAGGATTTTTTCAAACATGCTCATAAGCTAATTTTTAATGCTATGATTGCTCTTTCTGATAGAAATGAGGCAATTGATGCGACTACCATGCGCAACTATTTAGTGAACCATGGTGATTTGGAAAATATCGGTGGTTTGGCCTATTTGGCTGAAATCATTAGTTCCGTGCCGACGGCAGCCAATGCGGAATTCTATGCCAAGATTGTTGCTGAAAAGTCTAATCTCCGTAAACTGATTGCCCGTTTGACGGATGCAGTTAATCAGGCTTATGAGGGTGCGGATGGTTCAGATGACATTATTGCCAATGCTGAAAAAGCTTTGATTGATGTCAGTGAGGGAGCCAGTCGAAGTGGTTTCAAGCGGATTGATGATGTCTTGAATATCAACTTTGACAACCTTGAAACTCGTGCTAAGCAGACGTCGGATATTACAGGGATTGCAACTGGTTATCCTGCTCTTGATGCTATGACAACGGGTCTGCATGAGGAAGAGTTGATTATTCTTGCGGCTCGTCCTGCGGTTGGTAAGACGGCCTTCGCTCTCAATATTGCTCAGAATATTGGTACAAAATTAGGTTTGACCGTTGCCATCTTTTCTTTGGAGATGGGTGCGGAGAGCTTGGTGGACCGTATGCTCGCTTCTGAGGGGGTTATCAATTCGCGTTCCATTCGTACGGGTCATTTGACGCAGGAAGAGTGGAATAAGTATATGGTGGCTCAGGCTAATTTGGCACGGGCTAGCATTTACATTGATGATACACCAGGTATCAAGATTACGGAGATTCGTTCGCGGTCACGCAAGTTGGCTCAGGAAACGGGCAATCTGGGCTTGATCTTGATTGACTATCTTCAATTGATTACGGGAACAGGTCGGGAAAACCGACAACAAGAGGTTTCTGAGATTTCCCGTCAGTTGAAGATTTTGGCCAAGGAATTGAAAGTTCCTGTTATCGCCCTCAGTCAGTTGTCGCGTGGTGTGGAGCAACGTCAGGATAAGCGACCTGTTCTGTCTGATATTCGTGAATCGGGATCTATCGAGCAGGATGCGGATATCGTTGCCTTCTTGTATCGTGATGATTATTATGAGCGCGGTGAGCAAGAGGATGGTGGCATTCCAAACAATACGGTTGAAGTCATCATCGAGAAAAACCGTTCCGGTGCGCGTGGTACCGTGGAGCTTATGTTCCAAAAAGAATACAATAAATTTGCAAGTATTTCCAAGAGAGAGGATGGATAA
- a CDS encoding cytochrome c biogenesis protein CcdA: MEFQWFTVLALFAEGLLSFLSPCVLPILPIYIGLLAGGAEGKEGEKKVLVNTLSFVVGIALTFFLLGFASSLLSRVLQANAQVLQIISGLLIVLMGILQLGWFNIPMLEREFSAKNKVYQAGKQVTPFLAFLMGFTFSFSWTPCIGPILASVFIYASSQQGWLSGILLLVYCLGFILPFILVAFFSQKMLAFFKNNRHYLAWTKRISGYLLLLIGLSILTGFFQHLVRFFQ; this comes from the coding sequence ATGGAATTTCAATGGTTTACAGTTCTGGCTCTGTTTGCAGAAGGGCTCTTGTCTTTCTTATCACCCTGTGTTCTGCCAATTCTCCCTATCTACATTGGTTTGTTGGCAGGTGGAGCTGAAGGGAAAGAGGGAGAGAAGAAGGTCCTTGTCAATACGCTGAGCTTTGTAGTTGGGATTGCTCTGACCTTCTTCTTATTGGGATTTGCCTCTAGTTTGCTGAGCAGGGTCTTACAAGCAAATGCTCAAGTCTTGCAGATTATCAGTGGTCTATTGATTGTTCTGATGGGAATTTTGCAGTTGGGTTGGTTCAATATTCCCATGTTAGAGCGTGAATTTTCTGCTAAAAATAAGGTGTACCAAGCAGGAAAACAGGTCACTCCATTTCTAGCTTTCCTGATGGGTTTTACCTTTAGTTTTTCTTGGACTCCATGTATAGGACCTATTCTGGCATCTGTTTTTATTTATGCTAGCAGTCAGCAGGGTTGGTTGAGCGGTATCTTGCTGTTGGTCTATTGTCTTGGCTTTATTCTTCCCTTTATTTTGGTTGCCTTCTTTTCTCAGAAAATGTTGGCTTTCTTCAAGAACAATCGGCACTATTTGGCTTGGACCAAGCGTATTTCAGGCTATTTATTGCTCTTGATAGGCTTGAGTATTTTAACAGGTTTCTTCCAACATCTTGTGCGTTTTTTCCAGTAG
- a CDS encoding flavocytochrome c (Reduces fumarate to succinate in anaerobic bacterial respiration), with product MKKKAWLGLLLSLLAVVFLVACGGKSEKTATSSSSTTSSSSEEAVSGASEKVYTDPSELKDSYDVIVVGSGGAGMSAAISAKDAGASVVLLEKMPVIGGNTAKSSAGMNASQTKFQEAEGIADSNDKFYEETLKGGKGTNDPELLRYLVDNSAGAIDWLDGMGITLSNLTTTGGMSEKRTHRPADGSAVGGYLVNGLYHNLVEREVPIFVNADVTKLQDKDGAVTGVEVKIAGETKKISAKAVVLATGGFGADLEMVAKLNPALKGYVTTNQEGSTGDGIALAESEGAATVDMEQIQIHPSVEQETSYLITEAVRGEGAILVNSKGERFVNELETRDKVSAAINSLDPNYAYVIFDDALKDRVKAIAQYEEKGLVKTGATLADLAKEIGVPADALQTTLDTWNKAVADKNDAAFGRTSGMDHALNTGSYHAIKVAPGVHHTMGGVKINTNTEVLKTDGSAISGLYAAGEVTGGVHGQNRIGGNAVADIIVFGRQAGEQAAGFAKK from the coding sequence ATGAAAAAGAAAGCTTGGTTAGGCTTATTATTGAGTCTACTTGCTGTTGTGTTTTTAGTGGCATGTGGAGGCAAGTCTGAAAAGACAGCTACATCTTCATCATCTACGACCTCTTCTTCATCAGAAGAAGCTGTTTCAGGTGCATCTGAGAAAGTTTATACAGATCCATCTGAGTTGAAAGATAGCTACGATGTTATCGTTGTTGGTTCAGGTGGTGCAGGTATGTCGGCAGCTATCTCAGCTAAAGATGCTGGTGCTAGTGTTGTTTTGTTAGAGAAAATGCCTGTTATCGGTGGTAATACGGCTAAATCATCAGCTGGTATGAATGCTTCACAAACCAAATTCCAAGAAGCGGAAGGTATTGCTGATTCAAACGATAAATTCTATGAAGAAACACTTAAAGGTGGTAAAGGAACAAATGATCCGGAATTACTTCGTTACCTTGTAGATAACTCAGCTGGTGCAATTGACTGGTTGGATGGAATGGGGATTACTCTTAGCAACCTAACTACAACTGGTGGTATGAGCGAGAAACGTACCCACCGTCCTGCAGATGGTTCAGCTGTCGGTGGCTACTTGGTAAATGGTCTTTACCACAATCTTGTTGAACGTGAAGTACCAATTTTTGTCAATGCAGATGTTACAAAACTCCAAGACAAGGATGGGGCTGTGACAGGTGTTGAAGTGAAGATTGCTGGTGAAACTAAGAAAATCTCAGCTAAAGCAGTTGTATTGGCGACTGGTGGTTTCGGTGCAGATTTGGAAATGGTTGCTAAATTAAACCCAGCATTGAAAGGTTATGTTACAACCAACCAAGAAGGTTCAACAGGTGACGGTATTGCACTTGCTGAATCAGAAGGTGCAGCAACTGTTGATATGGAACAAATCCAAATTCACCCAAGTGTTGAGCAAGAAACTTCTTACTTGATTACAGAAGCAGTTCGTGGCGAAGGTGCTATCCTTGTCAACTCAAAAGGTGAGCGTTTTGTTAACGAATTGGAAACTCGTGATAAAGTTTCTGCGGCTATCAATAGTTTGGATCCAAACTACGCTTATGTTATCTTTGATGATGCCTTGAAAGATCGTGTGAAGGCTATTGCTCAGTATGAAGAAAAAGGTCTTGTAAAAACGGGTGCTACTCTTGCGGATTTGGCTAAAGAAATTGGTGTACCTGCGGATGCTCTTCAAACAACACTTGATACTTGGAACAAGGCTGTGGCAGATAAGAATGATGCGGCATTTGGTCGTACATCAGGTATGGACCATGCTTTGAACACTGGTTCTTACCATGCCATTAAAGTTGCACCTGGTGTCCACCATACAATGGGTGGTGTGAAAATCAATACCAATACTGAAGTATTGAAAACAGACGGTTCAGCAATTTCTGGTCTTTATGCTGCTGGTGAAGTAACTGGTGGTGTTCATGGTCAAAACCGTATTGGTGGTAATGCTGTAGCAGATATCATCGTATTTGGTCGTCAGGCTGGTGAACAAGCAGCAGGATTTGCTAAGAAATAA
- a CDS encoding TlpA family protein disulfide reductase, translated as MKKLVSIAVCLLASCFILTACSLLPLVGPSSTESTLQANQPVTLDFSLKDKDGNDVNLADYKGKKIYINVWATWCGPCQREIPELEEVYQEYKDKEDYVFLSITSPKDAEFANTNPADVSKDEILEKASELGATYPVLFDTKVQAMTHFGIAAFPTHILINSDGTLKVSFAGQVQKDKLVELLEEMQ; from the coding sequence ATGAAAAAGTTGGTATCAATTGCTGTTTGCTTACTTGCTTCTTGTTTTATTTTGACTGCTTGCTCTCTTTTACCATTGGTCGGTCCATCTTCTACTGAGTCGACTTTACAGGCAAATCAACCAGTCACGCTAGATTTTTCCCTAAAGGATAAGGATGGAAATGATGTCAATCTGGCGGATTACAAGGGGAAAAAGATTTATATCAATGTTTGGGCGACCTGGTGTGGTCCTTGTCAGAGAGAAATCCCAGAATTGGAGGAGGTCTATCAAGAGTATAAGGATAAGGAAGATTATGTTTTCTTGTCTATCACGTCACCTAAGGATGCTGAGTTTGCGAATACCAATCCTGCGGATGTGAGCAAGGATGAGATCTTGGAGAAGGCTAGTGAGCTAGGAGCGACCTATCCAGTCTTATTTGATACCAAAGTTCAGGCGATGACACATTTTGGTATTGCTGCTTTTCCGACACATATCCTTATCAATAGTGATGGAACCCTCAAGGTTTCTTTTGCAGGACAGGTTCAAAAGGATAAGCTGGTTGAATTATTGGAAGAAATGCAATAA